The following proteins are co-located in the Parafannyhessea umbonata genome:
- the arcC gene encoding carbamate kinase, whose product MSKAFGKPNRVVIALGGNALGNTPEEQIAKVRAAAPTLLKVIEQGNEIIITHGNGPQVGMIQNAFAYAHKDDPAKIPAMDLPECGAMSQGYIGYHLQQAIGAAMHKEYKRWHVASVVTQIEVDPDDPAFKNPTKPIGAFMSKEEADAELEKHPDWNMVEDSGRGYRRVVASPQPKKIVEYESILNLLDNEFIVIACGGGGIPVVRDYTDKGTYKGVAAVIDKDMGGELLAEDCSADMLVLLTAVDHVAINFGKPDQKDLEDITVGEAKQYVEEGQFGKGSMEPKVKAGIKFAESRPGRVCIIGSLEKAAEAMAGLSGTRIHA is encoded by the coding sequence GTGTCCAAGGCATTTGGCAAGCCTAACCGCGTCGTCATCGCCCTCGGCGGCAACGCCCTCGGCAACACCCCCGAGGAGCAGATCGCCAAGGTCCGCGCCGCGGCCCCGACGCTGCTCAAGGTCATCGAGCAGGGCAACGAGATCATCATCACCCACGGCAACGGCCCGCAGGTCGGCATGATCCAGAACGCATTCGCTTACGCCCACAAGGATGACCCGGCGAAGATCCCCGCCATGGACCTCCCCGAGTGCGGCGCGATGTCCCAGGGCTACATCGGCTACCACCTGCAGCAGGCCATCGGTGCCGCCATGCACAAGGAGTACAAGCGCTGGCACGTCGCCTCCGTCGTGACCCAGATCGAGGTCGACCCCGACGATCCCGCGTTCAAGAACCCCACCAAGCCCATCGGTGCCTTCATGAGCAAGGAGGAGGCCGACGCCGAGCTCGAGAAGCACCCCGACTGGAACATGGTCGAGGACTCCGGCCGCGGCTACCGTCGCGTCGTCGCGTCCCCGCAGCCCAAGAAGATCGTCGAGTACGAGAGCATCCTCAACCTCCTCGACAACGAGTTCATCGTCATCGCCTGCGGTGGTGGCGGAATCCCCGTCGTCCGTGACTACACCGACAAGGGCACCTACAAGGGCGTCGCTGCCGTCATCGACAAGGACATGGGCGGCGAGCTCCTCGCTGAGGACTGCTCCGCCGACATGCTCGTCCTGCTGACCGCCGTCGACCACGTTGCCATCAACTTTGGCAAGCCCGACCAGAAGGACCTCGAGGACATCACTGTCGGCGAGGCCAAGCAGTACGTCGAGGAGGGCCAGTTCGGCAAGGGCTCCATGGAGCCAAAGGTCAAGGCCGGCATCAAGTTCGCCGAGTCTCGCCCCGGCCGCGTCTGCATCATCGGCTCGCTCGAGAAGGCCGCCGAGGCCATGGCGGGCCTCTCCGGCACCCGCATCCACGCGTAG
- the gluQRS gene encoding tRNA glutamyl-Q(34) synthetase GluQRS has product MDTLTHTSPSNDCMRLRQPVVGRFAPTPSGKIHLGNVFSALLAWASVRAAGGKMILRIEDLDPRAQNQSVADDLMRDYEWLGLSWDEGPFYQSRRTDAYQEALVTLSGRGLTYPCFCSRAELHAASAPHASDGTFVYQGTCRGLTKEQVAEKSKTRNPAIRLKVPDESSPLAQISVVDRVYGPYSENLARDCGDFLIRRSDGIFAYQLAVVVDDGLMGVTEVVRGRDLLPSAARQTYLGNLLGFGRHEYAHVPLLMGPDGHRLSKRNLDTDVASLREDGLSAKAIIGRLAEAIGVADPGERLTADEFANRFSWESVRRHKSDVVVDEKFFLK; this is encoded by the coding sequence ATGGATACCTTGACTCACACATCACCCAGTAACGACTGCATGAGGTTACGACAACCCGTAGTCGGGCGCTTTGCTCCAACGCCATCCGGCAAGATACACCTAGGCAATGTCTTCTCGGCACTCCTTGCATGGGCCTCCGTTAGGGCCGCAGGCGGCAAGATGATCCTGCGCATCGAGGACCTCGACCCACGGGCCCAGAATCAGAGCGTGGCCGATGACCTCATGAGGGATTACGAGTGGCTTGGCCTCTCTTGGGACGAGGGACCGTTTTATCAAAGCAGACGTACGGACGCCTATCAGGAGGCGTTGGTAACGCTGAGCGGAAGGGGCCTCACCTACCCTTGCTTTTGCTCGCGGGCGGAGCTTCACGCGGCAAGCGCGCCCCACGCGTCGGACGGCACATTCGTGTACCAGGGAACGTGCAGGGGACTTACCAAAGAGCAGGTTGCCGAGAAATCCAAGACGCGCAATCCCGCCATTCGGCTCAAGGTCCCCGACGAGAGCTCCCCGCTTGCGCAGATCTCCGTGGTCGATCGCGTATATGGGCCCTATAGCGAGAACCTCGCACGTGACTGCGGCGATTTTCTCATCAGAAGGAGTGATGGCATATTCGCCTATCAGCTCGCCGTGGTGGTAGACGACGGACTGATGGGCGTTACGGAAGTCGTAAGGGGCAGAGACCTCCTTCCCTCCGCCGCGAGACAGACATATCTTGGGAACCTCCTAGGGTTTGGACGACACGAATATGCGCATGTACCGCTTCTTATGGGGCCAGATGGCCATCGCCTCTCGAAAAGAAACCTTGACACTGACGTGGCGAGCCTCCGCGAGGACGGCCTAAGTGCCAAGGCGATAATTGGCCGGCTGGCCGAAGCCATTGGGGTCGCAGACCCGGGAGAGAGACTGACGGCTGACGAGTTTGCAAACAGGTTCTCGTGGGAGAGCGTCCGGAGGCACAAAAGTGACGTGGTGGTGGACGAGAAGTTCTTTCTAAAGTAG
- a CDS encoding ATP-dependent Clp protease adaptor ClpS, which yields MPDADLNDGEFMLGKPAIVCRWRLSNKTLPLENRHLRALGARHTRTRRVQKELVAWAKQHIEWTLGDGAAANPDGVLMMIVDTEGRAAMSVGPYEELEDTRLAALCARADLARREAEEVGVAPEALWLASEGTLIREGTPGMVPAGAVSLVTDLAKTMGIHIRYVDELLEKVQGRRIDFDEAFLVSDEHGVVPASDFPGPEGRRFSEGYERLLERAKKK from the coding sequence GTGCCGGACGCAGATCTCAATGATGGCGAGTTCATGCTTGGAAAGCCCGCAATCGTCTGCAGGTGGAGACTCTCGAACAAGACGCTTCCCTTGGAAAATAGGCACCTAAGGGCTCTTGGAGCAAGGCATACGCGTACGAGGAGGGTGCAGAAGGAGCTCGTAGCCTGGGCAAAGCAGCATATTGAGTGGACGCTGGGCGACGGCGCGGCGGCCAACCCCGATGGTGTGCTCATGATGATCGTGGACACGGAGGGTCGAGCTGCGATGTCCGTAGGTCCCTATGAGGAACTGGAGGACACGCGCCTGGCTGCGCTCTGCGCTCGAGCCGACCTCGCCCGCCGTGAGGCGGAGGAAGTGGGCGTTGCGCCCGAGGCGCTCTGGCTTGCGAGCGAGGGAACCCTCATTCGCGAAGGCACCCCCGGCATGGTGCCCGCCGGCGCCGTCTCTCTGGTCACCGACCTAGCAAAGACGATGGGCATCCACATCAGATACGTCGACGAACTGCTGGAGAAGGTCCAGGGTCGTCGTATCGATTTCGACGAGGCGTTCCTCGTGTCGGACGAGCATGGCGTTGTCCCGGCGAGCGACTTTCCGGGTCCCGAGGGTCGGCGCTTCTCCGAAGGGTACGAAAGGTTGCTCGAGCGTGCAAAAAAGAAATGA
- the serS gene encoding serine--tRNA ligase: MLDIKFVRENPDAVDKSCASRQNAHWDRERFFELDEERRSVIAEVENLQAERNAASKEIGLLMRDGKKDEAEAAKAKVTANKQRIADLNEKRTDVEKQLFDLVAAIPNIPHESVPYGVDDSDNPEVRKWGEPTHFDFEPKAHWDLGPSTGMIDFERGIKLAGTRFYLLGGAGALMERALINFFIDTHVKAGFKEWWPPVITNYDSLFGTGQLPKFDEDLYHVSGGMYLIPTAEVMLTNIHRGETLDGSQLPLWYTAFTPCFREEAGSAGRDTRGIIRVHEFDKVEMVKFAKPEDSMNQLESMVAEAERCLQLLGLPYHVVTLCTGDIGFSATKCYDLEVWLPSYNNYKEISSCSNCWDFQARRANIKYKDPSEFKGSRFVHTLNGSGLAVGRTMAAIMENYQNADGSITVPEVLRPYMRDMEVIKPLA, translated from the coding sequence ATGCTCGACATCAAGTTCGTACGCGAAAATCCTGACGCAGTGGACAAGTCGTGTGCGTCCAGGCAGAACGCGCACTGGGATAGGGAGAGGTTCTTCGAGCTCGACGAGGAGAGGCGCTCCGTGATCGCAGAGGTCGAGAACCTCCAGGCAGAGCGTAACGCGGCCTCCAAGGAGATCGGCCTCCTCATGCGCGATGGCAAGAAGGACGAGGCCGAGGCCGCCAAGGCGAAGGTCACCGCCAACAAGCAGAGGATCGCCGATCTTAACGAGAAGCGCACCGACGTGGAGAAGCAGCTCTTCGACCTGGTCGCGGCCATCCCCAACATCCCGCACGAGAGCGTTCCCTACGGCGTCGACGATTCCGACAACCCCGAGGTTCGCAAGTGGGGCGAGCCGACGCACTTTGACTTCGAGCCCAAGGCGCACTGGGACCTTGGCCCCAGCACCGGCATGATCGACTTCGAGCGCGGCATCAAGCTTGCCGGCACCAGGTTCTACCTGCTTGGCGGCGCCGGTGCCCTCATGGAGCGCGCGCTCATCAACTTCTTTATCGACACGCACGTAAAGGCCGGCTTCAAGGAGTGGTGGCCCCCCGTCATCACCAACTACGACAGCCTGTTTGGCACCGGCCAGCTCCCGAAGTTCGACGAGGACCTCTACCACGTCTCCGGCGGCATGTACCTCATCCCGACCGCGGAGGTCATGCTGACCAACATTCACCGCGGCGAGACTCTTGACGGCTCCCAGCTCCCGCTGTGGTATACGGCGTTCACCCCGTGCTTCCGCGAGGAGGCCGGCTCTGCTGGGCGTGACACCCGCGGCATCATCCGCGTGCACGAGTTCGACAAGGTCGAGATGGTCAAGTTCGCAAAGCCCGAGGACTCCATGAACCAGCTCGAGTCCATGGTTGCCGAGGCGGAGAGGTGCCTGCAGCTCCTTGGCCTTCCGTACCACGTCGTGACGCTCTGCACCGGCGACATCGGCTTCAGCGCCACCAAGTGCTACGACCTCGAGGTCTGGCTGCCGAGCTACAACAACTACAAGGAGATCTCCTCCTGCTCCAACTGCTGGGACTTCCAGGCCCGTCGTGCGAACATCAAGTACAAGGACCCGTCCGAGTTCAAGGGCTCCCGCTTCGTCCACACGCTGAACGGCTCGGGCCTCGCCGTCGGCCGCACCATGGCCGCCATCATGGAGAACTACCAGAACGCTGATGGCTCGATCACGGTCCCCGAGGTCCTTCGCCCCTACATGCGCGACATGGAGGTCATCAAGCCTCTGGCATAG
- a CDS encoding serine/threonine-protein kinase, translating into MGDQDFLQHQTGVAQPQTRQSLLLGRYRVMKPGEAGGFGTVLTCWDTRLQRRVAIKRIPLMSQGGGAAASTISEALAEARTASMLAHPNIVTMYDFEVDRAYAYLVMEYVDGLTLADFLARVEGGTLTNDECAYLVQSVASALSFAHENRVLHLDIKPTNIMIEHSGAIKLCDFGMAMLASAAGYGGARGGTVGYMPPEQIEGDLVDERADIFSLAVVVWQALTGQNPFAAKTAEESLRKIGRGPKVALSKMDPTLAGMAEEVIMQALDPNPTQRIPSAEAFANELVFGLGDPDLGAESIKELMSQDEKDVALRADEFKPEALPVAYRYPWLGGTAARAGAAALSAWMAYVTLSASSLAQSAGVAALAAAGVGAAWPPAGSALALAAFAFSLFGSGDTAASILLPLACVVLFLAWWIPIGTSERLSTCCVLLPCALGQPFGGAALAAFCLTPARAAATAGAGFAWQLAFGAARQVGFGADAVGTALVARLARPDTWLLFAGSCLGSLVASLLYRSGRLKSSVVSGVAGQVVGTAILIASQFMAVRVENGGIWTSPKFVDVAVAILLCVFVCIATNLRGPLDAGGEVEEIDEFA; encoded by the coding sequence GTGGGGGACCAGGACTTCTTGCAACATCAGACGGGCGTCGCCCAGCCGCAGACCAGGCAGTCGCTTTTGCTGGGCCGCTACCGGGTCATGAAGCCCGGCGAGGCGGGCGGCTTTGGCACCGTCCTCACCTGCTGGGACACGCGTCTGCAACGCAGGGTCGCCATCAAGCGGATTCCCCTCATGAGCCAAGGCGGCGGTGCGGCCGCCTCGACCATAAGCGAGGCGCTTGCGGAAGCCCGTACGGCCAGCATGCTCGCGCACCCCAACATCGTCACCATGTACGACTTCGAAGTCGATCGCGCGTACGCGTACCTCGTTATGGAATACGTCGACGGCCTTACGCTCGCGGACTTCCTCGCGCGCGTGGAAGGCGGCACGCTCACTAACGACGAGTGCGCCTACCTGGTGCAATCCGTGGCGAGCGCCTTGTCCTTCGCGCACGAGAACCGCGTGCTGCACCTAGACATCAAGCCCACGAACATCATGATCGAGCACTCGGGCGCCATAAAGCTCTGCGACTTTGGCATGGCCATGCTGGCCTCTGCCGCGGGCTATGGCGGGGCGCGCGGCGGCACCGTGGGCTACATGCCGCCAGAGCAGATCGAGGGCGACCTGGTGGACGAGCGCGCGGACATCTTCTCGCTCGCGGTCGTGGTGTGGCAGGCCCTGACCGGCCAAAACCCCTTTGCGGCGAAGACGGCCGAGGAGTCCCTGCGCAAGATCGGGCGCGGCCCCAAGGTGGCGCTGTCCAAGATGGACCCAACGCTTGCGGGCATGGCCGAGGAGGTCATCATGCAGGCGCTCGACCCCAACCCCACGCAGCGCATCCCCTCTGCGGAGGCGTTCGCAAACGAGCTGGTGTTTGGCCTGGGAGACCCTGACCTTGGCGCGGAGTCCATTAAAGAGCTTATGTCTCAGGACGAGAAGGACGTGGCGTTGCGGGCAGACGAGTTCAAGCCGGAGGCGCTGCCCGTCGCCTATCGCTACCCCTGGCTTGGCGGCACCGCCGCGCGCGCCGGGGCTGCGGCGCTTTCCGCCTGGATGGCGTACGTCACGCTCTCGGCATCGTCGCTCGCGCAGAGCGCAGGCGTCGCGGCGCTGGCCGCGGCCGGCGTCGGGGCGGCATGGCCGCCGGCAGGATCCGCGCTTGCGCTGGCGGCGTTCGCGTTTTCGCTCTTCGGGAGCGGAGATACCGCCGCGTCCATCCTCCTGCCACTTGCGTGCGTCGTCCTGTTCCTAGCGTGGTGGATTCCCATCGGCACGAGCGAGCGTCTGTCCACGTGCTGCGTTCTTCTCCCCTGCGCCCTTGGTCAGCCGTTTGGCGGGGCGGCGCTCGCGGCGTTCTGCCTCACGCCCGCGCGGGCCGCGGCAACCGCGGGAGCGGGCTTTGCGTGGCAGCTTGCCTTTGGCGCGGCACGGCAGGTTGGCTTTGGCGCGGATGCCGTGGGGACCGCGCTTGTAGCCAGGCTCGCCCGTCCTGACACCTGGCTGCTTTTTGCTGGCAGTTGTCTGGGGTCGCTCGTCGCGTCTCTTCTGTACCGCTCCGGCAGGCTCAAGAGCTCCGTTGTCAGCGGTGTCGCAGGTCAGGTCGTTGGTACCGCAATTCTCATAGCGTCGCAGTTCATGGCGGTGCGAGTGGAGAATGGCGGTATATGGACCAGCCCTAAGTTTGTAGACGTCGCCGTTGCGATACTCTTATGTGTGTTTGTGTGCATTGCCACCAACCTAAGGGGCCCGCTCGACGCGGGCGGGGAGGTTGAGGAAATAGATGAATTTGCTTAA
- a CDS encoding DUF6724 family protein: MGQIGTFFDWLFNKPAGVLCLIVGGIIFFLIVSVVLERKTRKIYKNHEKSPEDWDLFDDDDDESGWSSFEDDNN, from the coding sequence ATGGGTCAGATCGGCACCTTCTTCGACTGGCTGTTCAACAAGCCGGCAGGCGTGCTCTGCCTTATAGTCGGCGGAATCATCTTCTTCCTGATCGTCTCCGTCGTTCTGGAGCGCAAGACGCGCAAGATTTACAAGAACCACGAGAAGTCCCCCGAGGACTGGGACCTCTTCGACGACGATGACGACGAGAGCGGCTGGAGCAGCTTCGAGGACGACAACAACTAG
- a CDS encoding FhaA domain-containing protein, producing the protein MNLLKTFETRVGDAFGAAPQGYTAPFSFKKLAKRATREMENETFEIDGINTAPALYTILVSAADDAAMRPLYAQLTAEIVAFVEAQAQSKGYIFVGKPLARFMVDPSLRSGKFAVFAENVDAGTLSRLRAEEDAFLSSSVGLGGAAGQLRPDDGAPERKPRRARSPHRAPAEPAIEVLPPEPSAAPAVPEPAPINRDIVDGLLHEEFAPVVEPVADASAGLKVIPTDFVQPDDIPAAPQAEAIPVPQTQRRNVPLVSRDRNLSNAQEAATDVPTCLLVNHQTGRTYTGIAPTTVIGRERTPHGIVLHDPNVSRHHAELSFDGRTWHITDLNSTNGTLVNDAEVSSCALADGDLITLGLVNLEFRENQS; encoded by the coding sequence ATGAATTTGCTTAAGACGTTCGAGACCCGCGTGGGCGACGCGTTTGGCGCCGCGCCCCAGGGTTACACCGCGCCGTTTTCTTTCAAGAAGCTCGCCAAGCGCGCCACGCGCGAGATGGAGAACGAGACATTCGAAATCGACGGTATAAACACCGCGCCCGCTCTGTATACCATCCTGGTCTCCGCCGCGGACGACGCCGCAATGCGCCCTCTGTACGCGCAGCTCACCGCAGAGATCGTCGCGTTCGTCGAGGCTCAGGCCCAGAGCAAGGGATACATCTTCGTGGGCAAGCCACTCGCGCGCTTCATGGTCGACCCATCGCTTCGCAGCGGCAAGTTCGCCGTGTTCGCGGAAAACGTCGACGCCGGCACGCTTTCCAGGCTGCGTGCGGAGGAGGACGCCTTCCTTTCTAGCTCCGTGGGCCTTGGCGGCGCCGCGGGGCAGCTTCGTCCCGACGACGGCGCGCCGGAGCGCAAGCCGCGCCGCGCAAGGTCCCCGCACCGCGCGCCGGCAGAGCCCGCGATCGAGGTCCTGCCGCCGGAGCCCTCAGCGGCGCCCGCCGTGCCGGAGCCCGCGCCCATCAACCGCGACATCGTGGACGGCCTCCTGCACGAGGAGTTCGCCCCCGTCGTCGAGCCCGTCGCGGACGCGTCCGCCGGCCTCAAGGTCATCCCCACGGACTTCGTCCAGCCGGACGACATCCCGGCCGCGCCGCAGGCCGAGGCCATCCCCGTACCGCAGACGCAGCGCAGGAACGTCCCTCTGGTCAGCCGCGACCGCAACCTATCCAATGCGCAGGAGGCCGCCACGGACGTGCCCACCTGCCTGCTCGTCAACCACCAGACCGGCCGCACGTACACCGGCATCGCGCCCACGACGGTCATCGGCCGCGAGCGCACGCCCCACGGCATCGTCCTGCACGACCCCAACGTGTCGCGCCACCACGCCGAGCTCTCGTTCGACGGCCGCACGTGGCACATAACAGACCTCAACTCCACCAACGGC
- a CDS encoding helix-turn-helix domain-containing protein: MSSLIFTYTIVVLCVCLSTASISIAAYIVSRRLKYIPQALFFIAYFVELTQIFGGEWLLQNVGTVTAANYYAVDEPAFRILIGAVILACFWQIVFGIIDVREPRRIVLPTIALCVAQALTLLLLPYGPLRQWLFYTMRQVSILSCLGYAFWLYRSNKDEVFQHRMVKRRPIFLTLPVFTISIVCEDTYVILLAPIPAANSPLTGVFLSSRNISENLMMIFVAAVTIYQTVRDLALRFNEPPEVQIDAARHNSSLTEHIEDRLPAYVQAHSLSKREREILALVVEGKSNREIASELILAEGTIKTHLHNIMKKCGQPNREDLKKDFWRS; the protein is encoded by the coding sequence TTGAGCTCTCTCATCTTTACGTACACCATCGTTGTTCTGTGCGTCTGTCTCAGCACGGCTTCAATTTCGATTGCGGCTTACATAGTCTCAAGACGGCTCAAATACATTCCGCAGGCGCTCTTCTTCATTGCCTACTTCGTCGAGCTGACCCAGATCTTTGGGGGCGAGTGGCTTCTTCAGAACGTCGGAACGGTTACAGCGGCGAACTACTATGCGGTCGACGAGCCCGCGTTCAGAATACTGATTGGAGCCGTCATCCTCGCCTGCTTCTGGCAAATCGTGTTCGGCATCATCGATGTGCGCGAACCGCGTCGAATAGTCCTTCCGACGATTGCGCTCTGCGTGGCCCAGGCGTTGACCCTGCTTCTACTCCCCTATGGCCCGCTGCGCCAATGGCTCTTCTACACCATGCGGCAGGTCTCCATACTCAGCTGCCTTGGATATGCCTTCTGGCTCTATCGCTCGAACAAGGACGAGGTGTTCCAGCATCGCATGGTAAAGAGACGACCCATATTCCTGACACTTCCCGTCTTTACCATCTCCATCGTCTGCGAGGACACCTACGTTATCCTGCTTGCGCCCATCCCCGCCGCAAACAGCCCGCTTACCGGCGTCTTCCTCTCGAGTCGCAACATATCCGAGAACCTGATGATGATCTTCGTCGCGGCGGTCACCATCTACCAGACCGTGCGGGACCTTGCGCTGCGCTTCAACGAGCCACCCGAGGTCCAGATCGATGCCGCGAGGCACAACAGCTCGCTTACAGAGCACATCGAGGACAGGCTTCCCGCGTACGTACAGGCGCACAGCCTCTCAAAGCGCGAGCGAGAAATACTTGCCCTCGTCGTCGAGGGCAAGTCCAATCGCGAGATCGCGTCTGAGCTGATACTTGCGGAGGGAACCATCAAGACGCACCTTCACAACATCATGAAGAAGTGCGGACAGCCGAACCGCGAGGATCTCAAGAAAGACTTCTGGCGCAGCTAG